GATGTTTGCTTGTTTCTTGGAGGTTTAATTTATTGTTGAACTTTCAAGTTCACCATTCTTTTAGCTTTGAGAATTTTACTCAATCAAAAAACAACTTAAATGTTTGACtgcataatttcataaaatctATACTTTTAGTATTTATTCAACGAAAAAATTCCAACATAAATGTGTGTGGTCCGGATGAAATTCTCCTAAAACAATTTAAATTCTCGGAATTCTAAACTTTCTAACATTTTAGAAAGTAACAAAACAAACATGAATTTCATCAAGTTAAATCAAGATGAATTTTACAGCTAATCAATGAAAATATTAATCACTTTATTAAAAAGATCTCTGTATGAAGATATCAAAAACAAATTTCCAGCTGGAGTGGGATCAAAAGTTGATTATTTAGATAATAAAGTttatggaaaaaaataataatcaaaaGTGAGTGCCTCAGAATTTGACAGCTCTTGCTATTTCCACTTATATGTATACAATGGTCAAAGTAGATTTTACAAACTAGAGCccttttaataattataatctCCAACAGTTTCTCAAAAGCAACTTCTTCTATGAAAATAGTAATGCTTTTACCACTGATTTTAATGGCCTCAACCATTTTGTTTTCAATATTATGATGATTATGACATAGTACAAATGTATATTTCATTTAGTATATTATACAATGATTATGACACAAGTACAAATGTATATCTATAATTTATCTACATATGTACgagtatatacatatttttttttatgttacaAACATACAAGAAAATAGAAGCAAAGGGCAACAGACAACTATGTATTATTCACTAGAAAGCAATGGTCTCATAGCAACAACTCCAGGCCGAAGAGAAGTTCAATAATACTAATGAAATAGTAATTTTGTAAAAGAAATACTACGATATTTCTACAAGGGAATGAAGCCTCGTATCAAGAAAAGGAAAGGACGTCGTTTCAAGATACAGATCAATATGACCGAACGGAGAAAATGTTCAGGCACGGGAGGAGTTAGTACCATTTTCAGCATTTCAAATACTAAATGAGAGAACTCTGGTTATCTAGGTAAAATTCTGACTTTGTATTGCTAAGAATTCATAGAGACTAATATTCATAGGCACTGAGTGTTTAACAAGATGATCAAAATGAGTTTCACTTATGTTCAGTGATCATAACTATTTTCGAGAACCTGCACCCCAGGTCCATATATTTGTCGACATCGGTCGTGAAATGAACCAACAAGACGAGAAACCACTTCTTTGAAGAACATATTGGCAATCTGCAATAGAATCATGAAGATTagtatacacaaataaatataatgCACCTAATGTCTGTCAGTAGTTGTTCATTTTCTCTAATGCAAGCAGTGACTGGGTGATCCTACAACTTTTCATCCATAACTAATTGGTAAACTACCATATTCTGACCAAATAAATGATAATTATAAAGTGacattttaatttatgaagaTAGACAGATACCTCATATAAACCACCTTGAAAAGGTTATCGAAAGCTCATGCACATAGATATCAATAAATCATGCCATCCTTCAAGTTTCCAAAAAGGGAGGAAATTGTTTTCAAATTACAGCGTTAAAACTACTGAAGAAGCTTACTTGTCGATAAAATGGTGACTGAAACTTGAAGTCCACCATAAAATAGAGGCTGCAACTTCCAGGAACAGGTCCAGGGGAAAATTCCCAGACATTAATCAAATGTTCAAAAAGAGTAGTTTGGGATGAAGTCGTCTGCAACAAAACAGAAATAATAgatgttttataattaaaaaataaataaataacttaATTGGCGCATAACTTACTGGAAGGAAAACACTAATGATAACCTAACGATTGAACTGTTGACTTAAGCTGTCTCAGTTCGATTATATTCATTCTTAATGATCAAGAGATCGATATTGAGTTTGTGTCTCTTATTCTCACACTTGACATATTGCCAAACCATAGTTTGTAATGCAGGTTGAAAAATGTCAGAACTCTGACTTGGTTTATTCCAATTGAAAAACTATAAGTCCAGGGAAAGAGATGGACTGAATACTGGAAGGAGGAATACTCATTAAACATAGAGTTGATAAAACAAGACACAAACAGAATGTAAATGTAGACAATCAGACTACAATAACCCTACATCTGCTTCCATAAGATCATGGGTAAACAATAAAAGCCTAAAAGCCAAAAGAGAACTGTCTGATGGGTCATGTGAGGCTCCATGGGTCATGTGAGGCTCCATCACACTCATCAAACTTCTTAAAAAATATTAGAGGTTGGATTCACACTATTAACCAGTTCTAACAAACATCTATGTAAGTCAATCGGTTATGTAATCTGTAAACAACCACACCCTATACATGTACCCTAACCCCAACACAAGATTAACAGTTCAGTCCCAAGAATCTTGATGGAGAAGCCATGTTCTAATTTTAAGCAAATGATGAAGTGCTAAGTTGATATTATTAACAAAAAGGCATAAACGGTCAAATTTTGTGAAACCTATAGTCCAGCCACCCAacaaaacaaggaaaaaacaaATACGAACTTATAATGCAAACATGGATCTTCACCTTAATGGATTTTGGTTTGGTCAGCTCCACATGCGATGTATAACTTTCGACAAGAAATTTAAAGCCAATTTCTAACTCCGCGTCAAAACTCCCATCAGGGTTCTGGCAAATAATCTGTGAGCGCTGACACCAAGGAAGAAAATCTTCATACATGTCGACGGCAGCAACCACATTGAACAATTGTTCAGGTGAATATCTAACATTTGAAAGATGAATCAGCATAGTGCACATTTCTTCAATGAATCAAAAGCCAATTCAAATTCATCAAATAAATTACATTGACTGATCATTATATGTAATTCAACATATAGGAGTAAATTCTTTCATAttaaaatagttaaataattcTATTCACAGCCATTTTCTcatcataaaatattttaaccaaGATCGCATAATCCATCCCCAATTCAAAAATCTACACCATTTCCATGCATTGATGCAAAAGCGCAGAATTCTTCAAACAGGATTTCcacaaaatgatcaaaatagaaattcaaataaaaaacagCTGGATTAATGAAACATTACCCCAAAACACGCCTTTCATGGTGCACTTTTGATAGCATACCACCCTCTTCGCCATCACCGCATCCCAGAAACCCTCTCTTTTGGTGAACAAAATTACTAATATGCGATGAATTTGCAGAGCCTAGGAAACCGCGATTTCCGTAACGCCCGTTTTCCACTGAAGAAAATGCATTGTTCCCGGCGATATTACTCGTCGGCCGAATCTGGCTGCAGCTAGGAAAATCTCTCGTGCGCCGCCGCAATGGATTCCGGAGGGCTGCAAAACGCGCCAGAGCCCTCGGTGCGAAATTGAACGGAGGCATTGGAAGCAAAACCGATTAGGATTTCAACTGCTGTGCGATTAATCCTGTCGAATTTGCCAATTTGGGGCAAAAATTAGggctaattttaaaattttaagttgagTCGTTTTCAGAAAAATTATGGTCTTGTATGCCCAAATATGTTGTTTAGAAGtaatacaactaaaaaaaatatagttttTTCCAAAAATAAGATTTTTTCGAACGGTGGACTATGTGTATATATTATCCATTATTTATTTAGTGGTGGAGTTGTGATGGATGCATATACATCTATCTGAACCATAATTGAAGATGGAAAACTCGTTTAGAATCAGTTACACTAGGAATATATGGTTATACCAAaaccatatacatatatatgaacCATAATCGAAGATTGAAAGCTCGTTTAGACCTGATTATGTTCTTTCCCTCCACCATTTAATGCATCAATCAGTTATAAATTTTTCCCTCTTACAGATGAAATGATGCATCGACATGACAAGATATCGCTGAAGGTTGAAACCTAGTTTAAAATCGATCACGTCTTTCCCTTGAACAAACGATGCATCGACATGGCAAGATATCACCGAAGGTTGAAAGCTCGTTTAGAATCGATTATGTTAACATAACCAGCAGCACAACTTGATGTGAATGAATTCTTCAATACAACTATCTTACACCAATCTAAGGCCGAGAAAGAAGCTTACAATATAACAATACGAAAAAAATCAGAGTTCTAACAATAAAGAACAAAAATCTGGGACTGGTTTGTCACTTCTTTGAGGATTTCCCTCCAAACCAACTAAGGAATAGGTGCAGTCTCACACTTATTCAAGAGCTTACAAAGATTATTTACAGAACTTGTGCAGGATTACGTGATGATGCTGTTCTTGCATCCTTCTCTCCATGCTGACGCTTCTTTCATGGAGTTGAAGTTACAGCTGTCTCAATCAAAATACTGGATCTCTGGTTTTGGTATTAGGGATCTTGGTCTATCTAAACTACATCAGCATTCTAGTCTTCGAGAGGTATATGTGGATGGTGGGCCTTCGAGAACGTTGTCAGCTCGAATTGTATTTTCGTTGGGAACAACCTGAGTAAATGAGTTGGAAGCTTGTGTAAGATGACAATTCCAGCAGTAAATGAGTGAGTGTGTTTTATAGAGAGGATATGAGAAGTATTTACTTGATCATTGCTTTCCGTTGTGTTCATTTTGTCTATCTTAAAAGAGTTATCTTCTGCAGTAGCTTCATCGTTGAAGTTCTGATCAGTCATCTCTGTTTAGAAAGAAAAGAGCATGTTAAAGAAAGATTTGGTTGTTTAAGGAACTCATATGCCTAATGAATCATGTAAATGCACACCAAAACAAGTGCAAAATGGGATGGGAAATACCGATATTATTGCCATTGTAATCTTCGAGTGGAGGTGACATGTTGCTTTTGTGTGTTGTTGCTAAAGGAGCTTTAGCCGAAGAAGATGGACACCTTTTAGTTGTCTGTATTTTTGAGTTCCGGTAGCGCTGGATCCAGGGATTTGACAATGGAACTTTATATTCCTCTCCTTGGTCGTGTTCTGATTCGTCCTTTTGGAAGTCGACTTTGGACCAAGACCCATCACGGAGAACCTTAAACTATGATAGCAAAACAATAGCTCTTAGATATGGTTCTGAATCTGGTAACATACACACGAAACATTTAGTACTTGATGGACAAAGATGATATACCTGGCCAGAAGTTCGGGTGCACGTCTGCTTTTGCTTGAGAGGTTTTGATCGTGATGCAGAGCTCGTATGAGACTGCAAACCAAACATATTTATTGACTTGTATAGCTGGTTGACAAATGTTGATTCCATAGACTTGAGAAACAAGCAGTGTTTCTCGTCTGTCCATTCAGGCGCCATCACCTCTCTTTCCTGACATTGCAAGAAAAAGTTAATGCAGGAACCAACATCTGCTTTAGCGTATATCAACAGACAATCATCAATTCATGAGGGTAAGGACTGTCTATCGACAAAATTCACAACAAGCATATGCATTCAGGCAAGACCGAATGCAATATACAACCTTAACAGCACATCCTTTTGCTTCAGAACAGAATGAAAAACTTGCATATCAACGATTCAAGATACCAACGTCTATTAACAAATTATAATGGATACAAGAATATTAATACTCCACCATCTCATCAagcaaaaccaaatgctttatACAACCTTAACACCATCTCATCATTTCCCTATTGAAAACAACAAATCGCAGCTCACATTTGATCATACCATCCTTTAATAACAAATCACAACTGTTCAAACACGATAATCCTTTAGCACAACGGAATGTTGGAAAAGAAATTAAACACTCAAGCTAATTCACTCTGCTGTGCAGATTTAATCCCTTTCTTCTCAACACAGCCAACCAAATCTTCAAAATTGAAATACTTTTATAAATCAGTTGTATGCATCATTTCATTTCATATTAAACGACATAAAAAATCATAACTACTATCCAACAATAACACATGATAAGAGTGAAAGAATACAAAGAAAATAATACTTCTCCGCATCATCTCATCAACAACCTAAAAAATTAAGCAGGAATCGAAAGAGGTTCCCTATTAAGATCAACACAGTATACAATTTCTCCTGTTTCGATTGAACGACTATCAAATATCTTAAACAGCTCAACAATTTTGCAGAAATCCAGCTCAATTATCATAAAATCATCAAAAAACAAATATCCACCACAACCACTCCATCTTTTGCCAACTAGAAAATTCAAATCCTTGAGAGGGAGAAGAGCGATTTACCCCAAATTTAGAAGTCTCTTCCTGCTCGACAGAATTTCTCGAGGAAAACTCAGATGAATCCATACAATTTCTCCTCTGTCTTCGTCCGAAACCTCAAATCCACAAccaaaaattttagaattttcagTGTATATATTGTATAGATTTTGCTGGCGTTGATATTTGTTAGTCAGGGGTGAAGTTATAAATTCGAGCGGTGTGGCAGTAGCAAAAAGTTCGTGCCACGTGTTCCACTTTACACGTGTCAACCTAAAAAGATGTCCCGACTCCTGAGAAGCAATGCgatattttctgtatttttccataaaatataaattaaaaaaattattctaaccaaaaaaaacaaaatatgaatatatgaagttatcatacttgtatattttgggctgatctattttattaaagcTTATGTATAGTAGTCCAAAATAAGCAAAAATGAAAGACACTTTTCTAAAGAAAAAGGAAACATTTACTTTATCTGTTTATTGAGTGGTTGTTATACTATATAGGAGTAGTATACTAGTCCACctatttaaaaataatcaaatactaTAACATCTTAGAAAAAAGGAATCAAGTATAAAATCATGATAAATAAGCATTACTTATTATCCAGCTAAAGTATATGTTGATCTTTAATCTCTATATTAAGAtaataaagtcaaacaataGATCAAACAACACCACAAATATCTTtggataaaattaaaatcaaacactaCCATACAAAATTGTGATATTTTGCATCAACACGTACGTGTCCCTAAAGAAACCCCAAGCTTCAAAAAGTAGTATATATAAGGAATTTAACTTTTACAAAatctttaaataaataattttaatacatataGACAAAAGGTATTAAtgtatatattataaattagaATAGATTAACCTagaaatactaaaaataaagtGTGCGCCAATGTCGACTCTGTGTAAGagttttattttcataaaataagtTCATATTTGC
This sequence is a window from Salvia splendens isolate huo1 chromosome 14, SspV2, whole genome shotgun sequence. Protein-coding genes within it:
- the LOC121763693 gene encoding coenzyme Q-binding protein COQ10 homolog, mitochondrial-like, whose product is MPPFNFAPRALARFAALRNPLRRRTRDFPSCSQIRPTSNIAGNNAFSSVENGRYGNRGFLGSANSSHISNFVHQKRGFLGCGDGEEGGMLSKVHHERRVLGYSPEQLFNVVAAVDMYEDFLPWCQRSQIICQNPDGSFDAELEIGFKFLVESYTSHVELTKPKSIKTTSSQTTLFEHLINVWEFSPGPVPGSCSLYFMVDFKFQSPFYRQIANMFFKEVVSRLVGSFHDRCRQIYGPGVQVLENSYDH
- the LOC121763326 gene encoding cold-regulated protein 27-like, which gives rise to MDSSEFSSRNSVEQEETSKFGEREVMAPEWTDEKHCLFLKSMESTFVNQLYKSINMFGLQSHTSSASRSKPLKQKQTCTRTSGQFKVLRDGSWSKVDFQKDESEHDQGEEYKVPLSNPWIQRYRNSKIQTTKRCPSSSAKAPLATTHKSNMSPPLEDYNGNNIEMTDQNFNDEATAEDNSFKIDKMNTTESNDQVVPNENTIRADNVLEGPPSTYTSRRLEC